DNA sequence from the Myxococcus guangdongensis genome:
CGCGTTCCGTCCCATCCTGCGCGACGCGGGGTTCTGGACGTACACCCTGGGCTTCAGCTCGGCCATGGGCGCGTTCTTCGTGTTCTTCTCCACCGCGCCCCGGGTCCTCATCGGACAGGCGGGCTTCACCGAGCTCGGCTTCAGCCTGGCCTTCGCCACCGCGGCGCTCGCGATGATCGCGACGACGCGCTTCGCCAGGCGCTTCGTGGCGGCGTGGGGACTGGACGGCAGCCTCACACGGGGCATGCTCCTGTTGCTCACCGGCGCGGCCCTGCTCGCGGCGGGGCAGCTGCTCGCGGCCCCCTCGTTCTGGACGTTCGTCGCGCCGATGTGGGTCATCGCGGCGGGAATCGTCTTCGCCGCGTCCGTCACCGCCAACGGCGCGCTCCAGGCCTTTGGCGCCGTTGCGGGCACGGCCGTCGCGCTCTACTTCTGCGTCCAGAGCCTCATCGTCGGCACCGTGGGCACACTGATGGTCGTCCTCCTCGACGGTGACACGGCGTGGCCCCTGGTGGCGTATGCCTCGCTCATGGCGACGGTGACGCTGAGCGCCCAGGCGAACCTGCGTCGGAGGCGGGTGCACGCCACCTAGCGCGGGGCTCCACCGCGCCGGAGGGAGGTGCCACCTCCGGCGCGGCGTGCATCGACTACAGCTTCACCAACTGCACATCATCCATGTGCACGAAGTTCGCGCCGTTGCCCGTGGTGGCACGGGTATGGAACCCCAGCTCCAGATACCCGCCGGTGACGGAGATGACCGGCGTCTCCACCAGCGTCCACGCGCCATACGTCCCCAGCTCGGTGAACACCGGCGCGCACGAGCCACACGTCTTCGCCTGGATGCGAGACAGGTCGAAGGTGCCACCCTTTCGCACCCACGCGCGGACCCGGTAGTTGCCGGACGCCAGCCCCGACACCGTCTGATACGTCCACACCTCGAAGGGCGTGGCGTTGGTCCAGTGCGTCAGGTGATAGCTGCCCGAGTGCCCTCCGTTGTGCGTCTCGCTGAAGTCCGCCGCCTCGGTGCCGTTCGGGCTCCACGTCGCCCAACCGCTCATGTCCGACTCGAAGCCCGGGTTCGTCAGCGTCCCGCCCGGCGTGCTGCCGGCCTGATACCAACGCACCCACTCCACCTCCATCGTCTTGCGCTGTCCCGACGGCAGGTCCACGTTGCCCGCCGGCGTATTGCCATACCAGTTCCCACCCAGCGCCAGGTTCAACAGGATGTAGTGGTTCTGCCGGAACGCCTGGGCGCCGTGCACGAAGTCCGCGTTCGCCCGGACCTGGTTGTCCAAGCGGAACACCATCCGGTCCGCCGTCCACTCCAGCTCGTAGACGTGGAAGGCATCCGCCAGGCTGTAGCCCCGGTTCGCCCCGGAGCCCCAATCCCTCGCACCCTCGCCCCAGTGCGTGGCCACCTTCATCCATGACGGCTCGTTCGAGTGCCACTCGAGGATGTCGATCTCCCCCGCCGCCGGCCAGCCGACGCTGGAGATGTTCGCGCCCAGGGTCCAGAACGCGGGCCACATGCCGTAACCCGACGGCACCTTGATGCTCGCCACCAGCTTGCCGTAGGTCCGCTCCACCTTGCCCTTGGTGTGGATGCGTCCCGAGTAGAACGAGCGCGGCCCATAGCCAGTGCAACGTGAGTCATTGGGAGCGTCGCTGGTGCGCTCGGCGGTGAGGATGAGCTTGCCCCCGCTCACCGTCACGTTCTGCGCGCGCGGGTACTCCAACTCCCCCGTGCCGAAGTTGCAGTTGCCCGTCACCGGGTCGAAATTGCTCGTCAGCACGTTCCAGTTCGCCGAGTTCAGCGCCGAGCCCGTGAAGTCGTCCTGCCACGCCAGGTTCCAGCCCGCCCCTGGGTCGTAGGCCAACTCCTTCTGCTCCTGCGCGACCAGCGGCGGCTCGGACTCCGCTGGGACCTCGCTCCCACATCCCCCCAACAACAACCCACCCAACACGAAACACGCACCCCAGCTGGACTCGCTCCGATATGCCATCCGCTCCTCCTGGAATAATGCGAGAACACGATTTACTCGAATTCTAGCATCTACTTCCTTCGGAGTGAAAACAAAGTCAGATGGCGTAGTCCCCCAGGAAGACGGAGGCGGAGCGCACGTCGGCGTGGACCGCGTCACCTTCCGAGACGCCGAGCGCATCGAACTCGGAGCGAGACACCTGCACCGTCACTTCATCACCCGAAGGAAGTCGCAGGAGCACCTTGACGAAGCCGCCCACGGACTTGAGGCGCTCCACCCTCCCCATGACGGGCGAAGTGCTGCGTGCCGCGCCATCCGTGCGCGCCAGCTTGATGTCATGAGGACGCACGAAGGCATGCACCGCCTCGCCCTCGCGCGCGGCGGCCGGCACCGACAGCGCGAGGGCGCCGAGCGTTGCGCGCCCCGCCTGGACATGGCCCCGCAGGATGCTCGCCCCGCCGATGAACGACGCGACGAAGGGTGACGCCGGGCGGTCGTAGATGTCCTCCGGCGAGCCCGCCTGGGCCACGCGCCCCTCGCTCAGCACGACGACATGCTGGGAGATTTCGAGCGCCTCCTGTTGGTCATGCGTCACCAGGAGCGTCGTCAGCCGCGTGCGCTCATGCAGTCCATGCAGCCACTCGCGAAGCTCCTCGCGCACCCGCGTGTCCAGCGCGCCGAAGGGCTCGTCCAGGAGCAACACCCGGGGACGGATGGCGAGCGCCCGCGCGAAGGCCACGCGCTGACGCTGGCCGCCGGAGAGCTGCCCCGGAAAGCGCGAGCCCAAGGCCTCGAGCTGTACCAGGCGCAGCATCTCGTCCACCCGCGCCTCCACCTCGGCCCGGGGTCGCTTGCGCATCTCCAATCCGAAGGCGACGTTCTGCCGCACCGTCATGTGGCGAAACAGGGCGTAGCTCTGGAACACGACGCCCACGTTGCGTTGTTGCACCGGCTGGGCCGTGCAGTCCGCGCCGTCGATGAGGACGCGCCCCGAGTCGGGGACCTCCAGCCCGGCGATGAGCCGCAGCAGCGTGGACTTCCCCGCCCCGGATGGCCCCAACAGCGAGGTGATGGCCCCCGCGGGCGCCTGGAAGGACACCGACGAGACGGCGGGGCTGCCGCCCGGGGAGAACCGCCGGGTGAGCTGCTCGACGACGATGCTCATGACGCCTCACTCCTCCACTCCACGTACTTCTTCAGGACCAGCGTCACCAGCGCCAACACCGTGAGCAACGAGGCCACGGCGAACGCTCCGGCGAAGTCGTATTCGTTGTAGAGAATCTCCGCGTGCAGCGGCAGCGTCGTGGTGACGCCGCGCACGTGCCCGGACACCACCGAGACGGCGCCGAACTCGCCCATCGCCCGCGCGTTGCAAAGGATGACGCCGTAGAGCACGCCCCACTTCACCTTCGGCAGCGTGACGCGCAGGAAGGTGCGCCAGCCACTCGCGCCCAAGGTCAGCGCCGCCTCCTCCTCGTCACTGCCCTGCGCCTGCATCACCGGGAGCACCTCCCGGGCGACGAACGGGAAGGTGATGAACACGGTCGCCAGCACGATGCCCGGCACCGCGAAGATGATGTGCACGTCGTGCTCGGCGAGCAGCGGACCCAGCCAGCCTTGCCGCCCGAAGAGCAGCACGAAGATGAGCCCCGCGATGACGGGCGACACGCTGAACGGCAGGTCGATGAGCGACAGCAACAGCGCGCGTCCCCGGAAGCGGAAGCGCGCGATCAACCACGCGGCCGAGAGTCCGAAGACCAGGTTGAGCGGCACGGCGATGCCCGCGGCCATCAGCGTCAGGAGGATGGCGGAGCGGGCCTCCGGCTCCGTGACGGCGGCCACGTACGCGGCCCACCCCTTCTGGAACGCGAAGCTGAAGACAGCCACCAACGGGACGACGAGGAAGACGGCCAGGAAGCCCAGCGCCAGGGTGATGAGCGTCCAGCGCACCCACCGTGAGCCCTCCAGCGGGCGCGTCGCGCGGTGCGCCACCAGACTCGAAGGAGCCAGCATGTCCGTCACGCTCCAGGCCGGACTTCGAACCGGCGGTGGCTCCAGCGCTGGAGCAGGTTGACGACGAGCAGGAGCAGGAACGACGTCACCAGCATCACCACGGCGATGGCCGTGGCCCCCGCGTAGTCGTACTGCTCCAGCTTGGTGACGATGAGCAGCGGGACAATCTCCGTGCGCAGCGGCATGTTGCCGGAGATGAAGACGACGGAGCCGTACTCGCCCAGCGCCCGCGCGAAGGCCAGGGTGAAGCCGCTGAGCAGCGCGGGGTAGATGGCCGGGAACAACACCCGCGTGAAGGTCTGCCACGGCGTGGCGCCCAGCGTCGCCGCGGCCTCCTCCACGTCCGCGTCCAAACCCTCCAGCACCGGCTGCACCGTGCGCACCACGAAGGGCAGCCCGATGAACGTCAGCGCCACCGCGATTCCCACGGACGTGTAGGCCACCTTGAGGCCCAGCGCCTCCAGGTATTGGCCATACCAGCCCTTCGAGGAGAACAGCGTGGTGAGCGTCAGCCCCGCCACCGCCGTGGGCAGCGCGAAGGGCAGGTCCACCAGCGACTCCACCAGCGAGCGCCCCGGGAAGCGGTAGCGCACGAGCACCCACGCGACGAGCAGGCCGAACACGACGTTGACCAGCGCCGCCACCAGCGACGCGCCGAAGCTCAATCGGTACGCCGCGAGCGCGCGGGGCGCGGTCACCGTCTCCCAGAACTGCGGCCACGTCAGGGAGAACGTCTTGAGGAACAGGCTGGACAGGGGGATGAGGACCAACAGCCCCACATAGGCCCAGGTGAAGCCCAGCGACAGACGGAAGCCGGGCAGGACATGTCGACGCGCGGGCGTGCTCATGGCTCAGCGCGCCTGGGGGACGTAGATGCGGTCGAAGACGCCGCCATCATCGAAGTGCGCGGCCTGCGCCTTGCGCCAGCCGCCGAACACCTCGTCGATGGTGAAGAGCTTCAGCTTCGGGAAGCGGGCGCCCTCCTTGCTCGCCACCGCCTCCGAGCGCGGGCGGTAGTGGTGCTTCGCCGCCAGACGCTGCCCCTCCTCCGAGTACAGGAACTGGAGATACGCCTCCGCCACCGCGCGCGTGCCGCGCTTGTCCACGTGGCGGTCCACCACCGCGACAGGGGGCTCGGCCAGGATGCTCACCGAGGGCACGACGATGTCGAACCGCCCCTGCCCCACTTCGTTCGTCAGCAGGAAGGCCTCGTTCTCCCAGGCGATGAGCACGTCCCCCAGCCCGCGCTCGGCGAACGTGGTGGTGGACCCGCGCGCGCCGGAGTCGAGCACCGGCACCCGGCGGAAGAGCGTCTCCACGAAGGCCCTCGCGCTATCGGGGGTGCCTCCCGGCTTGCGCAACGCGTAGCCCCACGCGGCCAGGTAGTTCCACCTCGCGCCGCCGGAGGTCTTCGGGTTGGGCGTGATGACCGCGACGTCCTCGCGCAGCAAATCCTCCCAGTCACGGATGCCCTTGGGGTTTCCCTTCCGCACCACGAAGACGATGGTGGAGGTGTACGGCGCGCTGTTGTGCGGGAGCCTCGCCTGCCACGCCTCCGGGATGAGCGACGCCTTGTCGTGGAGCATGTCCACGTCGTAGGCCAGCGCCAGCGTGACGATGTCCGCCTCCAGCCCGTCGATGACCGCTCGCGCCTGCTTGCCGGAGCCGCCATGGGACTGCTTGATGGACACCTTCTGGCCGTGCTTCGCCTCCCACTCCCTGGCGAACGCCGCGTTGACGTCCACGTACAGCTCCCGCGTGGGGTCGTAGGACACGTTGAGCAACGTGACGCTGTTTCCCGAGGCCGCGTCGGCACCGGAGGACTTCGAGCACCCGACGAGGGCGAGCACGACGAGCAGGGACGACACGAGCCACGAATGCATGGAGGGGCCTTTCACCAGCTCACCTGGAAGCGGGACATGACGACGGATTCGGGCAGGCGCGCTCCCTCGACGGCGCCTCCCTCGTACTCGGTGTGGTCATACGTGGTGGCCACCCGGACGTTGTTGTTGAGGTACCAGTTGGCCACCGCGCCCCAGCCATGGGCCTTGCGCGCCGAGCGCGTGGGGTCCGCGTAGACGGGGAATGCGTCCGGGTCCACGCGGAGCTCGGACAGGCGCGCCCCCAACTCCACCGCGCCCCAGCCCTCCGCGCTCGCGCCGAACGGCGCGGTGGGCTTCACGCCGTCGTAGGCCGCCTTGCCGCCGAAGAGCACGTACGACGCGCTGGCCTGCCAGGACTCGAAGCGAAGCCGCGCGTGCTGGTCCCCCAGGTTGACCTCCTGGGTCGAGGAGACGTACTCGGCCATCGCGCCCAGCGGCCCCACGTAGAGATAGCCCTGTGGGGACCAGCGGACATGCGGGCCGTGGGCGACGACGGTCTCCCCCAGGCCGTTGCCCGTCCTGAAGATGAAGAACGTCTGCTGCCCCATGGAGCGCAGCGGCGCCTCGCCCGTGGTGGACGCCGAGCCGAACTGCGACCCGCGCGACGCCGCGATGCCCAACCCCAGCCCCGAGAGCGACGGCAGCCCCAGCGCCCGGAACGGATGGGCGAACACCCGCGCCGTCAGGTCGAAGCTGTCATCCAGGTTGGTGTCGGCGCTCGCCCCGTCCGCCGTGCCGTTGAAGGCCCCCAGCGCGTAGCTCACCACGCCGTCCACCAGCTCCCCGTGCACCATCACCCCCACGTCCCGGTTGGGCACCAGGTCCGTGGGCAGCGCTCGCTCGATGAAGAGCGTATGGATGCCGGACTGGTTGCGCTCGAGTCCCACCGGCGGACGGAACTTGCCCACGCGCACCCGGACCTCCTTGCGCGGGCGGAACTCGAGATACGCATCCCACAGCGGAGGCACGTTCGCCGCGAAGTCCACCAGCAGCCGGAAGTCGAACAGGCTGAAGAGCGTCCCCTCAAGCAGCGGACGCGCACGCCGGATGAGCAGCGTGGTCGCGCCGGGACGGTCCGCGCGGCTCTCGAAGAAGCGACCATCCAACTGCACGTAGCCGCGCAGCTTCAGCAACAGGGCGTTGTCGGCGGAGTGGAGGGAGATGCCCTCGGACGTCGCCCTCACGCTGACGCTCCCCGGGGCGGGAGGCGTGGGCGCGGGCTCGGCGGACGCAGGCGCCTGGGCCAGCA
Encoded proteins:
- the cml gene encoding CmlA/FloR family chloramphenicol efflux MFS transporter → MSWTYSVPAALLLMAPFDLLASLAMDIYLPVVPAMVGILQTSPSIIQLTLSLYMAVLGLGQVVFGPLSDRIGRRRVLLGGALLFAATSFLLAGTSDALTFVGLRLLQAVGASAALVATFATVRDVYAERPESAVIYSLFSAMLAFVPALGPIVGALLARHFGWRAIFITLGVLATAAVLNAWPRWHETHAADGPRPSVAFRPILRDAGFWTYTLGFSSAMGAFFVFFSTAPRVLIGQAGFTELGFSLAFATAALAMIATTRFARRFVAAWGLDGSLTRGMLLLLTGAALLAAGQLLAAPSFWTFVAPMWVIAAGIVFAASVTANGALQAFGAVAGTAVALYFCVQSLIVGTVGTLMVVLLDGDTAWPLVAYASLMATVTLSAQANLRRRRVHAT
- a CDS encoding glycoside hydrolase family 16 protein, with the translated sequence MAYRSESSWGACFVLGGLLLGGCGSEVPAESEPPLVAQEQKELAYDPGAGWNLAWQDDFTGSALNSANWNVLTSNFDPVTGNCNFGTGELEYPRAQNVTVSGGKLILTAERTSDAPNDSRCTGYGPRSFYSGRIHTKGKVERTYGKLVASIKVPSGYGMWPAFWTLGANISSVGWPAAGEIDILEWHSNEPSWMKVATHWGEGARDWGSGANRGYSLADAFHVYELEWTADRMVFRLDNQVRANADFVHGAQAFRQNHYILLNLALGGNWYGNTPAGNVDLPSGQRKTMEVEWVRWYQAGSTPGGTLTNPGFESDMSGWATWSPNGTEAADFSETHNGGHSGSYHLTHWTNATPFEVWTYQTVSGLASGNYRVRAWVRKGGTFDLSRIQAKTCGSCAPVFTELGTYGAWTLVETPVISVTGGYLELGFHTRATTGNGANFVHMDDVQLVKL
- a CDS encoding sulfate/molybdate ABC transporter ATP-binding protein yields the protein MSIVVEQLTRRFSPGGSPAVSSVSFQAPAGAITSLLGPSGAGKSTLLRLIAGLEVPDSGRVLIDGADCTAQPVQQRNVGVVFQSYALFRHMTVRQNVAFGLEMRKRPRAEVEARVDEMLRLVQLEALGSRFPGQLSGGQRQRVAFARALAIRPRVLLLDEPFGALDTRVREELREWLHGLHERTRLTTLLVTHDQQEALEISQHVVVLSEGRVAQAGSPEDIYDRPASPFVASFIGGASILRGHVQAGRATLGALALSVPAAAREGEAVHAFVRPHDIKLARTDGAARSTSPVMGRVERLKSVGGFVKVLLRLPSGDEVTVQVSRSEFDALGVSEGDAVHADVRSASVFLGDYAI
- the cysW gene encoding sulfate ABC transporter permease subunit CysW; its protein translation is MLAPSSLVAHRATRPLEGSRWVRWTLITLALGFLAVFLVVPLVAVFSFAFQKGWAAYVAAVTEPEARSAILLTLMAAGIAVPLNLVFGLSAAWLIARFRFRGRALLLSLIDLPFSVSPVIAGLIFVLLFGRQGWLGPLLAEHDVHIIFAVPGIVLATVFITFPFVAREVLPVMQAQGSDEEEAALTLGASGWRTFLRVTLPKVKWGVLYGVILCNARAMGEFGAVSVVSGHVRGVTTTLPLHAEILYNEYDFAGAFAVASLLTVLALVTLVLKKYVEWRSEAS
- the cysT gene encoding sulfate ABC transporter permease subunit CysT, coding for MSTPARRHVLPGFRLSLGFTWAYVGLLVLIPLSSLFLKTFSLTWPQFWETVTAPRALAAYRLSFGASLVAALVNVVFGLLVAWVLVRYRFPGRSLVESLVDLPFALPTAVAGLTLTTLFSSKGWYGQYLEALGLKVAYTSVGIAVALTFIGLPFVVRTVQPVLEGLDADVEEAAATLGATPWQTFTRVLFPAIYPALLSGFTLAFARALGEYGSVVFISGNMPLRTEIVPLLIVTKLEQYDYAGATAIAVVMLVTSFLLLLVVNLLQRWSHRRFEVRPGA
- a CDS encoding sulfate ABC transporter substrate-binding protein, encoding MHSWLVSSLLVVLALVGCSKSSGADAASGNSVTLLNVSYDPTRELYVDVNAAFAREWEAKHGQKVSIKQSHGGSGKQARAVIDGLEADIVTLALAYDVDMLHDKASLIPEAWQARLPHNSAPYTSTIVFVVRKGNPKGIRDWEDLLREDVAVITPNPKTSGGARWNYLAAWGYALRKPGGTPDSARAFVETLFRRVPVLDSGARGSTTTFAERGLGDVLIAWENEAFLLTNEVGQGRFDIVVPSVSILAEPPVAVVDRHVDKRGTRAVAEAYLQFLYSEEGQRLAAKHHYRPRSEAVASKEGARFPKLKLFTIDEVFGGWRKAQAAHFDDGGVFDRIYVPQAR
- a CDS encoding OprO/OprP family phosphate-selective porin produces the protein MAGPRPHRCTPTLLAATLTWLCSSVVLAQAPASAEPAPTPPAPGSVSVRATSEGISLHSADNALLLKLRGYVQLDGRFFESRADRPGATTLLIRRARPLLEGTLFSLFDFRLLVDFAANVPPLWDAYLEFRPRKEVRVRVGKFRPPVGLERNQSGIHTLFIERALPTDLVPNRDVGVMVHGELVDGVVSYALGAFNGTADGASADTNLDDSFDLTARVFAHPFRALGLPSLSGLGLGIAASRGSQFGSASTTGEAPLRSMGQQTFFIFRTGNGLGETVVAHGPHVRWSPQGYLYVGPLGAMAEYVSSTQEVNLGDQHARLRFESWQASASYVLFGGKAAYDGVKPTAPFGASAEGWGAVELGARLSELRVDPDAFPVYADPTRSARKAHGWGAVANWYLNNNVRVATTYDHTEYEGGAVEGARLPESVVMSRFQVSW